A genomic stretch from Pontivivens ytuae includes:
- the tssA gene encoding type VI secretion system protein TssA encodes MLDLQSLLNDLQDDAPSGEDLEYDPDFMALELASQPGEERVVGDAVIPAEDPDYPAVVEGATALLGRTRDLRVAVILATAALRTGGLPAFEQVLDYMRRALEDHWESVHPQLDAEDDDDPTARVNAVLGLTSRTTVLQALREAKLTQSRAMGQFSLRDLLIAEGEVAPAEEEEAPGAQTIEAAFRDTDPDHLAALASAVAASQAHVAAISTAIDTRIGTAGPDLDLLTRMLREIARRISPYVAQDVETAETTADDTPAPAPQATPTAVSGTGAIASPEDVKAAIDRIVAYYEQVEPSSPVPMLLARARRLVSADFVTIMRDMAPAGVENVALIGGFSEDENSYD; translated from the coding sequence ATGCTCGATCTTCAGAGCCTTCTCAACGACCTCCAGGACGATGCGCCGAGCGGCGAGGATCTGGAATACGATCCCGATTTCATGGCGCTGGAGCTCGCGAGCCAGCCCGGTGAGGAGCGGGTCGTCGGCGACGCGGTCATCCCGGCGGAGGATCCGGACTATCCGGCCGTCGTGGAGGGGGCGACCGCCCTGCTCGGCCGCACCCGCGACCTGCGCGTCGCCGTGATCCTCGCCACCGCCGCACTGCGCACCGGCGGGCTCCCGGCCTTCGAACAGGTGCTCGACTACATGCGCCGCGCGCTGGAGGATCATTGGGAGAGCGTCCATCCGCAGCTCGACGCCGAGGATGACGACGATCCGACGGCGCGCGTGAACGCCGTGCTCGGCCTCACCAGCCGGACGACCGTGCTGCAGGCGCTGCGCGAGGCGAAACTCACGCAGAGCCGCGCGATGGGTCAGTTCAGCCTGCGCGACCTCCTGATCGCCGAGGGCGAGGTGGCCCCGGCGGAGGAAGAGGAAGCGCCGGGCGCGCAGACCATCGAGGCGGCCTTTCGCGACACGGACCCCGATCACCTGGCGGCCCTGGCGAGTGCCGTGGCGGCGAGCCAGGCGCATGTCGCCGCGATCTCCACCGCGATCGACACGCGGATCGGCACGGCGGGGCCGGATCTCGACCTGCTGACCCGGATGCTGCGCGAGATCGCCCGGCGCATCTCGCCTTACGTCGCACAGGATGTGGAGACGGCCGAGACCACGGCCGACGACACGCCTGCCCCCGCGCCGCAAGCGACGCCCACGGCCGTCTCCGGCACCGGCGCCATCGCCTCGCCCGAGGATGTGAAGGCCGCGATCGACCGCATCGTCGCCTATTACGAGCAGGTCGAGCCGTCGAGCCCGGTGCCCATGCTGCTCGCCCGCGCGCGGCGCCTCGTCTCCGCCGATTTCGTGACGATCATGCGCGACATGGCGCCTGCGGGCGTCGAAAACGTCGCCCTCATCGGCGGCTTCAGCGAAGACGAGAATTCCTACGATTAA
- a CDS encoding protein-L-isoaspartate O-methyltransferase family protein, with translation MTDFTAARIAMVDCQIRPSDVTRYPIIKAMLTVPREEYLPSAAKAVAYMGEHVEIGTGRVCLDPRVLAKIIDALAIQPGDLVLDIGAGYGYSTAVVAMIAEAVVAIESDESFAETAVGTLQAQGVDNAIVETGPLEEGAAGHGPYDVVLMQGGAERLPNAIEEQLRPDGRIAMIEMSGAFGAVKLGVKGANGITWRRIFDATAPVLPGYAAEKAFVF, from the coding sequence ATGACCGACTTCACCGCCGCCCGGATTGCCATGGTGGACTGCCAGATCCGTCCCTCCGACGTGACGCGCTACCCGATCATCAAGGCGATGCTGACGGTCCCGCGGGAGGAGTATCTGCCCTCCGCTGCGAAAGCCGTCGCCTATATGGGCGAGCATGTGGAGATCGGGACGGGCCGCGTCTGCCTCGATCCGCGGGTGCTGGCCAAGATCATCGATGCGCTCGCGATCCAGCCGGGCGATCTCGTCCTCGATATCGGGGCGGGCTACGGCTATTCCACCGCCGTCGTCGCCATGATCGCCGAAGCCGTCGTGGCCATCGAGAGCGACGAGAGCTTCGCCGAGACGGCGGTGGGCACGCTGCAGGCCCAGGGCGTCGACAATGCGATCGTCGAGACCGGTCCGCTGGAGGAGGGCGCGGCCGGCCACGGTCCCTATGACGTCGTCCTGATGCAGGGCGGGGCCGAACGGTTGCCGAATGCAATCGAGGAGCAGTTGCGGCCCGACGGGCGCATCGCGATGATCGAGATGTCGGGTGCCTTCGGCGCCGTCAAGCTGGGTGTCAAAGGGGCAAACGGCATCACATGGCGCCGTATCTTCGATGCCACTGCACCGGTTCTTCCCGGCTATGCTGCCGAGAAAGCGTTTGTATTCTAA
- a CDS encoding serine/threonine-protein kinase yields the protein MSDETVIAPGGGRRFIGKYRIDGVLGEGAMGVVYAGQDPDIDRPVAIKTIHQNLIGTADSQDWLDRFAREARAAGRVLHPNLVTIFEFLQQDGRPYLVMERIRSVTLEDRRASPDPFPLEEIHALMGQILAGLACIHAAGIVHRDLKPANVMLTDDGTVKLTDFGIARLTAMEATGAGMVGTPSYMAPEQLTGREVDARADIYACGVMLYELLTGRKPYRGGGVEALFEVVRNGKVTPPSEVKPELSAEIDRVVLTAMSVDPDNRFESADAMRAALEAVLPTADRTGLIEVAARPRRAAGSGSFSATMLERINEQTLGKVAQHLTKSIGPMGSIIARRAAASASNADEMVAAVLEEFDDPAERAEMRRLMERVLAGNGETSLPGAHGLPPDAVARITDLLKPHLGPIASVLVRKQASSAATPAALAETVAESITDTTERAAFLRAVDAVLR from the coding sequence ATGTCTGACGAAACGGTCATCGCACCTGGCGGCGGACGCCGGTTCATCGGGAAGTACCGCATCGACGGCGTGCTGGGCGAAGGGGCGATGGGCGTGGTCTATGCGGGCCAGGACCCCGACATCGACCGACCCGTGGCGATCAAGACGATCCACCAGAATCTGATCGGGACCGCCGACAGCCAGGACTGGCTCGATCGCTTCGCGCGGGAGGCACGGGCGGCGGGCCGGGTGCTGCACCCGAACCTGGTGACGATCTTCGAGTTCCTGCAGCAGGACGGGCGGCCTTACCTCGTGATGGAGCGCATCCGGTCCGTCACGCTGGAGGATCGGCGCGCCTCGCCCGATCCCTTTCCGCTGGAGGAGATCCATGCGCTGATGGGCCAGATCCTCGCCGGGCTCGCCTGCATCCATGCAGCTGGTATCGTGCACCGGGACCTCAAGCCCGCCAACGTGATGCTGACCGATGACGGCACGGTGAAGCTGACCGATTTCGGCATCGCGCGGCTGACCGCGATGGAAGCCACGGGCGCCGGTATGGTCGGCACCCCCTCCTACATGGCGCCGGAGCAGCTCACGGGCCGCGAGGTCGATGCGCGCGCGGACATCTATGCCTGCGGGGTGATGCTCTACGAGCTTCTGACGGGTCGCAAACCGTATCGCGGCGGCGGCGTCGAGGCGCTGTTCGAGGTGGTGCGCAACGGCAAGGTTACCCCGCCCAGCGAGGTGAAGCCGGAGCTGTCGGCCGAGATCGACCGAGTCGTGCTGACCGCGATGAGCGTCGACCCCGACAACCGGTTCGAGAGTGCGGATGCCATGCGTGCGGCGTTGGAGGCGGTGCTTCCGACCGCGGATCGCACCGGCCTGATCGAGGTGGCCGCGCGACCTCGGCGAGCCGCCGGGTCCGGCAGCTTCTCTGCCACCATGCTGGAGCGGATCAACGAACAGACACTGGGCAAGGTCGCACAGCACCTGACAAAAAGCATCGGCCCGATGGGCAGCATCATCGCCCGCCGCGCCGCCGCGAGCGCATCGAACGCCGACGAAATGGTGGCCGCCGTCCTAGAGGAATTCGACGACCCGGCTGAGCGGGCGGAGATGCGCCGCCTAATGGAACGGGTGCTGGCGGGCAATGGCGAGACATCGCTGCCCGGCGCCCACGGACTGCCGCCGGACGCGGTGGCGCGGATCACCGACCTTCTGAAACCGCATCTCGGCCCGATCGCGAGCGTCCTGGTGCGCAAGCAGGCGAGTAGCGCGGCGACGCCCGCGGCCCTCGCCGAAACCGTGGCCGAGAGCATCACCGACACGACCGAGCGCGCGGCCTTCCTGCGCGCCGTCGACGCCGTGCTCCGCTGA
- a CDS encoding alpha/beta hydrolase: MTHGLEVRMLGELQVLVEGQEVALPPSRKARALLAFLIATRRPHRRERLCELFWDLPDDPKATLRWALSKLRRVVDGPEQSRIVADRERVWFDAGGACIDIHDIAAALQRSDTPVAALEDMAQRLQMDLLDGLDDAGDERFRSWLTAEREDARVTLCAVLRQLVDHPDITPRAAEKWERLWQEVDPDGAHAHVRPEPTSKPAGDIPQARKTAALNRALKSQNIGFCEVPDGTKVAYATIGSGRPILKAANWLNHLEFDWSSPIWGRSFAALARYRTFIRYDERGCGLSDWDVKDLSFDAFVEDLEAVADRVGLERFPLLGISQGCAVSIEYAARHPERVSGLILVSGYAAGWRVMATTEEQARREAVLTLTELGWGTDNPAYRHIFSQTFMPKARAADLAWFDEFQRQTTSPRNAARFQEAFGHIDVRDRLADVRAPTLVLHCKDDQRIPLADGKAVADGIPGAEFVVLDSCNHIIMDSEPAWRTCAEAIQRFVVQHGL; this comes from the coding sequence ATGACGCACGGTCTGGAAGTCCGGATGCTGGGCGAGCTTCAGGTCCTGGTGGAGGGGCAGGAGGTGGCACTCCCGCCCTCCCGCAAGGCCCGCGCGCTGCTCGCCTTCCTGATCGCCACCCGGCGGCCGCATCGTCGCGAGCGGCTGTGCGAGCTCTTCTGGGATCTGCCCGATGACCCGAAGGCCACGCTGCGCTGGGCGCTCAGCAAGCTGCGGCGGGTCGTGGACGGACCGGAGCAGAGCCGGATCGTCGCCGATCGCGAGCGGGTCTGGTTCGACGCTGGCGGGGCCTGCATCGACATCCATGACATCGCCGCAGCGCTCCAGAGATCCGACACGCCGGTCGCCGCCCTCGAGGACATGGCGCAGCGCCTGCAGATGGACCTGCTCGACGGGCTCGACGATGCGGGGGACGAGCGTTTCCGGTCGTGGCTGACCGCCGAGCGGGAGGATGCGCGCGTGACGCTCTGCGCCGTGCTCCGCCAGCTCGTCGATCATCCTGACATCACTCCGAGAGCGGCCGAGAAGTGGGAGCGGCTGTGGCAGGAGGTCGATCCGGACGGTGCGCACGCCCATGTCCGGCCCGAACCGACCTCGAAGCCTGCCGGGGACATTCCGCAGGCCCGCAAGACCGCGGCCCTCAATCGTGCGCTCAAAAGCCAGAATATTGGGTTCTGCGAGGTGCCCGACGGCACCAAGGTGGCCTACGCCACCATCGGCTCCGGCCGGCCGATCCTGAAGGCCGCCAACTGGCTCAACCACCTCGAATTCGACTGGTCGAGCCCGATCTGGGGCCGCAGCTTCGCGGCACTCGCCCGCTACCGCACCTTCATCCGCTATGACGAGCGGGGCTGCGGCCTCTCGGACTGGGACGTGAAGGACCTCAGCTTCGACGCCTTCGTCGAGGATCTGGAGGCGGTGGCGGACCGGGTCGGGCTGGAGCGGTTCCCGCTGCTCGGCATCTCGCAAGGTTGTGCCGTGTCGATCGAATATGCCGCGCGACATCCCGAGCGCGTCTCGGGCCTGATCCTCGTCAGCGGCTATGCCGCGGGCTGGCGCGTGATGGCAACGACCGAGGAGCAGGCGCGGCGCGAGGCGGTGCTCACGCTGACCGAGCTCGGCTGGGGCACCGACAACCCCGCCTACCGCCACATCTTCTCCCAGACCTTCATGCCGAAGGCGCGTGCCGCCGATCTCGCCTGGTTCGACGAGTTCCAGCGCCAGACGACCTCGCCCCGCAATGCCGCCCGCTTTCAGGAGGCGTTCGGACATATCGACGTGCGCGACCGGCTGGCGGACGTTCGCGCGCCAACGCTGGTGCTCCACTGCAAGGACGACCAACGCATCCCGCTCGCCGATGGCAAGGCCGTCGCGGACGGCATTCCCGGTGCGGAGTTCGTGGTGCTGGATAGCTGCAACCACATCATCATGGACAGCGAACCTGCCTGGCGCACCTGTGCCGAGGCCATCCAGCGCTTCGTCGTCCAGCACGGCCTCTGA
- a CDS encoding peptidoglycan-binding domain-containing protein, whose protein sequence is MITRAFALALCLIGMAPVASAQSERILALVVATGDGTARADEVQSHLEVLGTETLRADDPSNAQLRSILTRFAREAADARVSLVYLDLPAVTFEGRAFVLPDGARIERPTDLFTQGIPLLAFARSAAQAEQGGAVLATVRAADNVPAELAPLIEAPEAVPGSSPIVVAEPDAFPNLDVILQDALQNEEVELGALMRRMFTQTGVTLSAFPQTPTILRAPTEPEGPTEVIVLPVIEPEPVAETTETVEIATAPPETLEELSLLEASLSRSAKRSLQRVLRDLGHYKGLVDGIFGPQTRQAIRTFQEERAEEPTGVLSRRQLLDLSS, encoded by the coding sequence ATGATCACGCGCGCCTTTGCCCTCGCCCTCTGCCTGATCGGGATGGCCCCTGTGGCCTCGGCCCAGTCCGAACGTATCCTCGCCCTCGTCGTCGCCACCGGAGACGGGACGGCCCGCGCCGACGAGGTCCAGTCCCATCTGGAAGTGTTGGGGACTGAGACGCTGCGCGCAGACGATCCGAGCAACGCACAGCTCCGCTCGATCCTCACCCGCTTCGCGCGGGAGGCCGCGGATGCGCGGGTGAGCCTCGTCTACCTCGACCTGCCCGCGGTGACCTTCGAGGGGCGTGCCTTCGTCCTGCCGGACGGGGCACGGATCGAGCGGCCGACGGATCTTTTTACCCAGGGCATCCCGCTGCTCGCCTTCGCCCGCTCCGCCGCACAGGCCGAACAGGGCGGCGCGGTGCTGGCGACGGTCCGCGCAGCGGACAATGTGCCGGCGGAGCTCGCACCCCTGATCGAGGCGCCCGAGGCCGTGCCGGGCTCCAGCCCGATCGTCGTCGCCGAGCCCGATGCCTTCCCGAACCTCGACGTCATCCTGCAGGACGCGCTGCAGAACGAGGAGGTCGAGCTCGGCGCCCTGATGCGCCGGATGTTCACCCAGACCGGCGTCACGCTCTCCGCCTTCCCGCAGACCCCCACGATCCTGCGCGCCCCGACGGAGCCGGAGGGTCCCACCGAGGTCATCGTGCTGCCGGTGATCGAGCCCGAGCCCGTCGCCGAAACCACCGAGACGGTCGAGATCGCCACCGCGCCGCCCGAGACGCTGGAGGAGCTGTCGCTGCTGGAAGCCTCCCTTTCCCGCTCGGCCAAACGCTCCCTCCAGCGGGTGCTGCGCGATCTCGGCCACTACAAGGGGCTGGTCGACGGCATCTTCGGCCCGCAGACCCGCCAGGCGATCCGCACATTCCAGGAGGAGCGCGCCGAGGAGCCGACGGGTGTCCTCAGCCGCCGCCAACTGCTCGACCTGAGCTCCTGA
- a CDS encoding c-type heme family protein: MGLRFKYNIVLLLACAVGITVATAISYVIVRKTAVQEVEQSINLLRANATAVRSYTLNNIDPLLSDNGDILFLPEKITSFAARSVFDTFNEEFPEFRYKEAALNPTNPADLPNALETDMIEQFRADPSLERIAAEVETDEGSFLTVAFPVTIYQEGCLRCHSDPDIAPPAMVDLYGSENGFGWQLGETVGAQIISAPMALVEERARETAIILVSGLAFVFLLVFVLTNLMLARIVLRPVRRMSTVAEKVSMGDFSIDEYRKPGKDEISSLSISFNRMRRSLERAMSMIDV, translated from the coding sequence ATGGGTCTGCGTTTCAAGTACAACATCGTTCTGCTGCTCGCCTGCGCCGTGGGGATCACGGTGGCGACCGCCATCTCCTACGTTATCGTGCGCAAGACCGCGGTGCAGGAGGTCGAGCAGTCGATCAACCTCCTGCGCGCCAACGCGACGGCGGTGCGGTCCTACACGCTCAACAACATCGACCCGCTGCTGTCCGACAATGGCGACATCCTGTTTTTGCCGGAGAAGATCACTTCCTTCGCCGCCCGCTCCGTCTTCGACACGTTCAACGAGGAGTTTCCGGAGTTCCGCTACAAGGAGGCAGCCCTCAACCCCACCAACCCCGCCGACCTGCCGAACGCGCTGGAAACGGACATGATCGAGCAGTTCCGCGCCGACCCGTCGCTGGAGCGGATCGCGGCGGAGGTCGAGACCGATGAGGGCAGCTTCCTGACCGTCGCGTTCCCGGTGACGATCTATCAGGAAGGCTGCCTGCGCTGCCACTCCGATCCCGATATCGCGCCGCCCGCGATGGTCGATCTCTACGGCTCCGAGAACGGCTTCGGCTGGCAGTTGGGGGAGACGGTAGGCGCGCAGATCATCTCCGCCCCCATGGCGCTGGTCGAGGAGCGGGCGCGTGAGACGGCGATCATCCTCGTCTCCGGTCTCGCCTTCGTGTTCCTGCTGGTCTTCGTGCTGACCAACCTGATGCTCGCCCGCATCGTGCTGCGCCCCGTCCGCCGCATGTCGACGGTAGCCGAGAAGGTGAGCATGGGCGACTTTTCCATCGACGAGTATCGCAAGCCCGGCAAGGACGAGATCAGCTCGCTGTCGATCTCCTTCAACCGGATGCGCCGCAGCCTCGAACGCGCGATGAGCATGATCGATGTCTGA
- a CDS encoding TolC family outer membrane protein — translation MRRVAGRVAGALSVWAMLSSGVAAETLTDALVRAYNTNPTLEISRAALRAADEEVPQARAGLRPNVDAIGTATLSTNNDRFFGGRDDFTDRETIQLDADWTIFDGGATSAATNAALADVNAQRAALVTAEQNLLLDTITAYMDVRRDLQFVRLAENNVVVIGRQLQAASDRFEVGEVTRTDVSQARARLASSRTNLVTNEGAAERSAETYEAIVGVRPGDLAPPPPTPELPATEEDAIAIAMANEPSLQNLRAQVEASEFRVRQARAAFRPNVSLNGNLTAGNGFEDGAFDGARSSTRDTTVGANVTLPLYRGGALSSAVRQAVANLEQDQAELQDAGRTVSQNVSFAWTNLMVARSSIVSARQEITAARVAFEGIVEEARLGARTTLDVLDTEQDLLNAQSDLVAAQRDEVVAAYTLLSAMGLLTVEHLNLPVDEYNPDAYFRAVENGPYASSRGEVLDRILGRN, via the coding sequence ATGAGACGAGTGGCAGGTCGAGTTGCGGGAGCCCTTTCGGTCTGGGCGATGCTGTCCAGCGGTGTGGCGGCCGAGACGCTGACCGATGCACTGGTGCGCGCCTACAACACCAACCCGACGCTGGAAATTTCGCGCGCCGCATTGCGCGCCGCGGACGAGGAGGTGCCCCAGGCCCGCGCCGGCCTGCGCCCGAACGTGGACGCGATCGGCACTGCGACGCTCAGCACCAACAATGACCGCTTCTTCGGCGGTCGGGACGACTTCACGGATCGGGAGACGATCCAGCTCGACGCCGACTGGACGATCTTCGACGGCGGTGCGACTTCTGCCGCGACCAACGCCGCCCTGGCGGATGTGAACGCGCAGCGTGCGGCGCTGGTGACGGCGGAGCAGAACCTGCTGCTCGATACCATCACCGCCTACATGGACGTGCGCCGCGACCTGCAGTTCGTGCGGCTTGCCGAGAACAACGTGGTCGTCATCGGCCGCCAGCTCCAGGCGGCCTCCGACCGGTTCGAGGTGGGCGAGGTGACCCGGACCGACGTGAGCCAGGCGCGGGCCCGTCTCGCATCCTCCCGCACCAACCTCGTGACCAACGAGGGTGCGGCCGAGCGCTCGGCGGAGACCTATGAGGCCATCGTCGGCGTGCGTCCCGGCGACCTCGCGCCGCCGCCGCCGACGCCCGAGCTGCCCGCGACCGAGGAAGACGCCATCGCCATCGCAATGGCGAACGAGCCGTCGCTTCAGAACCTGCGCGCGCAGGTCGAAGCCTCCGAATTCCGGGTGCGCCAGGCGCGCGCCGCGTTCCGTCCGAATGTCAGCCTGAACGGCAACCTGACGGCCGGGAACGGCTTCGAGGACGGAGCTTTTGACGGGGCGCGATCCTCGACCCGCGACACCACGGTCGGTGCGAACGTGACGCTGCCGCTCTATCGCGGCGGGGCGCTGTCCTCCGCCGTCCGGCAGGCCGTCGCGAACCTCGAGCAGGATCAGGCCGAGCTGCAGGATGCCGGCCGGACCGTCAGTCAGAACGTCTCCTTCGCCTGGACCAACCTGATGGTGGCCCGGTCCTCCATCGTGTCCGCCCGGCAGGAGATCACGGCCGCCCGCGTCGCCTTCGAAGGCATTGTGGAGGAAGCCCGCCTCGGCGCGCGGACCACGCTCGACGTGCTCGACACCGAGCAGGACCTTCTGAACGCGCAGTCCGATCTGGTCGCAGCACAGCGGGACGAGGTGGTGGCGGCCTACACGCTGCTCTCCGCCATGGGTCTCCTCACCGTGGAGCACCTGAACCTGCCGGTCGATGAGTACAACCCGGATGCCTACTTCCGCGCCGTGGAGAACGGGCCCTATGCCAGCAGCCGCGGCGAGGTGCTCGACCGTATCCTGGGCCGGAACTGA
- the tssB gene encoding type VI secretion system contractile sheath small subunit, with the protein MAGSSQKFLARNRAPRVQIEYDVELYGAEKSVQLPFVMGVMSDLSGKSEEPLPAVADRKFLEIDVDNFDSRMKSMKPRAAFSVANTLTGEGNLKVDMTFESLDDFSPAAIAQKVEPLRKLLEARTQLANLTTYMDGKTGAEDLMAQLIKDPALLQALASAPAPSQETED; encoded by the coding sequence ATGGCCGGCAGCAGTCAGAAGTTCTTGGCGAGAAACCGCGCGCCACGTGTCCAGATCGAGTATGACGTGGAGCTTTACGGCGCGGAGAAGTCCGTTCAACTGCCCTTCGTCATGGGCGTGATGTCGGACCTCTCCGGCAAGTCGGAGGAGCCGCTTCCGGCCGTCGCCGACCGCAAGTTTCTCGAAATCGACGTCGACAATTTCGACAGCCGCATGAAGTCGATGAAGCCGCGCGCGGCCTTCAGCGTCGCCAATACGCTGACCGGCGAAGGCAACCTCAAGGTCGACATGACCTTCGAGAGCCTCGACGACTTCTCCCCGGCCGCGATCGCGCAGAAGGTCGAGCCGCTGCGCAAGCTGCTGGAGGCGCGCACGCAGCTCGCCAACCTGACCACCTACATGGACGGCAAGACCGGTGCGGAGGACCTGATGGCGCAGCTCATCAAGGACCCGGCGCTCCTTCAGGCCCTCGCCTCGGCCCCTGCCCCCAGCCAAGAGACCGAGGACTGA
- a CDS encoding S8 family peptidase, whose translation MNRASRTVALALALFPCVACTPQAQTVLPAPPTPPAAEQLSSDKHLVITLPIEEPEALAATVDEIVERFGVTLAAEWPLQSLDVYCLVVEADDAAEVEALIERMEADAQIRTVQRMQVFSTSTEPYPDPLFPAQTSLGYLNILAAHSVSTGAGVTVGVVDSAIDGTHPDLAANVRDLRDFVGDDRAVLGEAHGTAIAGIIAADATNRFGMVGVAPEAELVSLRACWQPGTGAGECNSFSLARAVNFAILNDVDVLNMSLGGRPDPLLAELLRAAREAGIVVVAAWGEAPAPAFPASVPGVIAAGDLADGPVPAPSVDVLSAAPGGDYDYFSGSSVAAAHVSGVVALMLAADDTLGSDEILRTFGTARALHNGRPMLDACEALRTSVDPALACGPRVGG comes from the coding sequence ATGAACCGGGCGAGCCGCACCGTCGCGCTCGCGCTGGCGCTGTTTCCCTGCGTGGCCTGCACCCCGCAGGCCCAAACCGTTTTGCCGGCACCCCCGACGCCCCCGGCGGCGGAGCAGCTCTCCTCGGACAAGCACCTCGTCATCACCCTCCCGATCGAGGAGCCCGAGGCGCTCGCGGCGACCGTGGACGAGATCGTGGAGCGCTTCGGCGTGACGCTGGCGGCCGAGTGGCCGCTGCAATCGCTCGACGTCTACTGCCTCGTGGTCGAGGCGGACGACGCGGCGGAGGTCGAGGCGCTGATCGAGCGGATGGAGGCCGACGCCCAGATCCGCACGGTACAGCGCATGCAGGTCTTCAGCACCTCGACAGAGCCCTATCCCGACCCGCTGTTCCCGGCGCAGACGTCGCTGGGCTATCTCAACATCCTGGCCGCGCACAGCGTCTCCACCGGTGCGGGCGTCACGGTCGGCGTGGTGGACTCCGCGATCGACGGGACGCACCCGGACCTCGCGGCGAATGTCCGCGACTTGCGCGACTTCGTGGGCGATGACCGCGCGGTCCTGGGTGAAGCGCACGGCACCGCCATCGCGGGCATCATCGCCGCCGACGCCACCAACCGGTTCGGCATGGTCGGCGTCGCGCCCGAGGCGGAGCTGGTGAGCCTGCGCGCCTGCTGGCAGCCCGGCACCGGCGCGGGGGAGTGCAACAGCTTCTCCCTCGCCCGCGCGGTGAACTTCGCGATCCTCAACGATGTCGATGTGCTCAACATGAGCCTCGGCGGCCGGCCCGATCCACTGCTCGCGGAGCTGTTGCGCGCCGCGCGCGAGGCCGGGATCGTGGTGGTCGCGGCCTGGGGCGAGGCGCCTGCCCCGGCCTTCCCCGCCTCCGTCCCCGGCGTCATCGCCGCGGGCGATCTGGCGGACGGACCCGTTCCGGCCCCATCGGTCGACGTGCTGAGCGCGGCCCCGGGCGGAGACTACGACTACTTCTCCGGCTCGTCGGTCGCGGCGGCGCATGTGAGCGGGGTCGTGGCCCTGATGCTCGCCGCCGACGACACGCTTGGAAGCGACGAGATCCTGCGCACGTTCGGCACCGCGCGGGCGCTCCACAACGGTCGTCCGATGCTGGACGCTTGTGAAGCGCTTCGGACCAGCGTCGACCCGGCGCTCGCCTGCGGTCCAAGGGTCGGCGGCTAG
- a CDS encoding RNA polymerase sigma factor, with protein MRLLKLIPKPASGAKNTTDEALLAAVAEGDMAAFEQMHRRYFPKLMHFARRITGSAEIAEEVANDTLMVVWRTADRFQGRSKPSSWIFGIAYRQSLKQREKMQKRKGDVELDENLIGDNGDTAEAVIRAKDLKAALDRLTPELRAVVELTYYNGYLYTEIAEILDCPVGTVKTRMMTARRRLRDMLSDNTELFPENEVA; from the coding sequence ATGCGTCTACTCAAACTGATCCCGAAGCCCGCATCAGGGGCAAAGAACACCACCGACGAAGCCTTGCTGGCTGCCGTCGCAGAAGGTGACATGGCCGCGTTCGAGCAGATGCATCGGCGCTACTTTCCAAAGCTCATGCACTTCGCGCGGCGCATCACCGGCAGTGCCGAGATCGCGGAGGAGGTCGCCAACGACACGCTCATGGTCGTCTGGCGCACGGCGGACCGGTTCCAGGGCCGATCCAAACCCTCGTCCTGGATCTTCGGCATCGCCTATCGCCAGTCGCTCAAGCAGCGCGAGAAGATGCAGAAGCGGAAGGGAGACGTGGAATTGGACGAGAACCTGATCGGCGACAACGGAGACACCGCAGAGGCGGTGATCCGGGCCAAGGACCTCAAGGCCGCGCTCGACCGGCTGACACCCGAATTGCGCGCGGTGGTCGAACTCACCTACTACAACGGCTATCTCTATACGGAGATCGCTGAAATCCTCGACTGTCCGGTGGGTACCGTCAAAACGCGTATGATGACGGCACGTCGCCGCCTGCGGGACATGCTGTCGGACAATACGGAGCTATTTCCGGAGAATGAAGTTGCGTGA